GTCCCTCTGCAGAGCTTGAAGAGCCGCTGAAGGGCCGAGGAGCTTAATCGGAGAGTCCTCCGCGACCCTGTAGAAATACATCTCACCCGTGTGTGGATAATCGTTTCTAACCACCGCGTATCCTGCGAGGTTCAGTCCCCTCGAGCCTCGAAGCTCGAGGGAAAGTATTCCCACGAACTCTAGCTGGCTATGGTTGGGGAGTTTAGTGACCACGAAATAGACCTCTACGCCGGAAGGTATTTCATAGAATTGTCGGGCCTGTATGAAGATTGCGGGGTCATCGATGTGATAGATAGAGAACATTCTCGTCTGATAATCGAATAGCTCGGCTGGGTATCTGATCTGGTTGTGAAGCCAATTTGGCACATCTCTGCTAACTTTGTCGGCGTAAACGGCTTCAAACAACTTTGTAAACATGTCGTCTCCCAGAGTAATCAATCTTATTTCGCCGTTGTAGGCGTCTACTAGGGCGAGCCCGACGAAGCGAACGAATGGGTTGCCGTTTGACCATGGCACGTTTTCCGTTGGGAGGATGGCTATCAACGGCATCATCCAGTAGGTTCTTGTTCCATCAGTGACAGGAAACATGTCGACGTACTCGTCCTTATAGACGTATGAGAAGTATGGGAAGAGAAGCTGAACTCTATCATGGATATCGCGGTACCTTAGGAGGAGGATTTCTTTGTCGGGGTAGCTGAGGAAAAAGGTTACGTCATATAGCCAGCTCAGCGGAGGCCCTATCTTGACTCCCCCCGACCCGCTGTACCTTGAGCCACCAATCTCGTCCGAAACATCTTTTCCCATTATGATTGCTGCCCAGTCGCTTGAGAAAAGACTACGTGGCCCGCCTTCGCCATAGTATATTCTTCTCTCGTTGAAGAATTTTGAGCTGTCCACTATCTCGCCCGTGTGTGCGTCGAGCATCAGAAATCCTTGGGGGATGTGTGTGTAGACGAGGTGGCGGTTGTACCATGCGTCTGCTGGAGTAACTGTCGGCGGAAGAACAGGCTTCATCGACGCGCTCCAGTAAAGGCTTCCGTTATACCTGAGAATGTCGGAGTCCTCAAAATCAACATAAGGTATCAGCCCTATCTCTGGCCTCAGCTTGGCGAACGCTGCATCCCAGTCCCACAGCCTAGCGCGACTCAAGATGTCTTCATTCGCGTTCACTATCGCTGATGCGTTGGCCGCCGAAACGGTTGTCTTGCTGAAGTTATAGGGCAGAATCTTGAAGTTGAGGTCGGCGAGGAAACGGTTTACATGTATCTCTTGAAGAACGTAGGGGCCTTTGTACTCGATTTTCTGGGCGTCGGCTATGGTGTTCTGCACAGTCACCACAGACGCGGTCAACAAACCGATTATCACAAGCAGACCCAGTCTCAGCCAGACGTTGTTTAGAAACCGTTTTCCACGTAGGTCAAGATAGCCGTAGAAGGCAAGCACGGCCGAGGCCGTGAAAGCCGCTACTATCAAGACCTTCGTGTTGTAGTCTATCGATGATGGAAAGAAGAGGTTGAACCCTGTCCAGGCGAGCCCGAGGCTGGCGAGAAACTCGATTGTCGATGCCCTTATCGTAATAGTGCCCGTCTCAGCGTAGGAGACGAGAGCTTTCGCCATCACCTTAACCAGGTTTGTTACCCCTATGAGGAGAAACAGCCGTGTGCCGATGGCTGAAAGGATTGGTGGAAGGAGAATGATTAGGGCGGGTGATGCGTCGATTACCGCTTCCGCACCTCTGATATCTCCTGGACCAAATGATGTAAAGGGCAGGGCCAGTATCTTGGGCAGGTTCTCCAACCCCATCGACCAGCCGCTCAGAGAAGCGGTCACCGCCATCCCAAATATGCTGTTTGAGAAGATGAAGGTTCCCACGAGCAGTTTCGTAAACTGCCAAGCAAGGAATGTCTGGAGAGAGAGCCTAAACCTGTCAAAGTCGAGAATTCTGGGGGAGAAGCCGCCCCGCATGAGGACAAGAGCTGTGCGCAGAGTCCAGATGACGAGGGATTTTCGTGAAACAAAGTCAAGGCGGAAAAGAGCGATGAATGAGAGAGTCAGGCCGCCGATTAGCGAGAAGTAGAAAGGCCGTATGAAGAGGTCTCCGAACTCCATCACGTTCAGCCAGATGTTGATGAACGAGCCGATGAAGAGACCTGTGAATAGAAGCAGAACAAGTAAAACGGCTATGGTGTAGCCGAAACGTCTCCCGCGACCGCTTCTAGACGACACCAAACTTGTTTAACCCGGCACGACGTCCACTGGCCGTGTTTTATAGGTTATTCCAATTTCTCGAAAGGTTTTTGATGCCGTGAAAGGCCTCTGGATAGACATGTTATCTGGTGGGGGCCTACTGCTTGTCTCGCTGAGAAAAGCCGGTGTCGATAGGTTCTTCATCAACTCTGGAACAGAGTACTCGGGTCTTCTACTGGACTACATGCATCTAAGCCCTTCGCAGAGGCCGGAGATGGTTGTCTGCCTGAGTGAGACCACCGCTGTCGCGGCGGCATACGGATACAGCCTCATGAATGAGAATGCGTCGGCCGTCATGGTTCACACCGTCCCGGGTGTGGCAAGCGCTTTGCCTAACCTCTTCAACGCATACACGGCTGGCATACCCATCATTCTTATCTCAGGTGTCACATCATACTCGTCCAGAGGACGCAGGGGGTCGCGTCAGATACGTGTCCACTGGGGCCAGGATGTCAGGGATATACGTGGTTTGGTAAGGCAGTTTGTTAAATGGGATTATGTGGTCAACGAGTCCGCTGAGATTCCTGAAGCGGTGTCGAGGGCCGTTGAAGTAGCTATGTCCCCGCCCCAGGGCCCTGTCTACCTCGGAATTCACCGGGAGCATTTCATGGCGAACCTAGAGAAAATGGTTGAACAACGTCCGCCCATAGTTTCCCAACCTCCTTCACCAAATCCCTCAAGCGTCAAAAAAATCGCCGAAAGGCTCGCTTCCGCCAATTACCCAGTTATCCTGACGAGGTCTGCGGGAAGAAACGCTAAGTCTTTTCATTTGTTGAAGAGCTTGGCGGAGATGCTGTGTGCGCGGGTTAATTACGCCGTCGCCGACTATGTCAACTTTCCCAACACGAGCATTTTCTCCGCACCCGCTGACCTGAGGAGAGCTGACTGCATAGTTGCGCTGGAGTCTGATGTTCCTTGGCTGCCTGCGGAGGAGTGGCCCATGGATGTTTTCAGGGTCTCGGTCGGAACTGAACCGCTGAACACAAGGATGAATGTTTGGGGGTTCGGGTTCGATGAAGCAGTTTACGCGGAGACCTCCCAGTTTCTGGAGAGTCTTCTACATCAGTTCGAGAGCGGCTCGGTCAAGGTTGGAAAGGATTTGCTTGAGGAGAGACGGGCAGTCGCCGAGAATGATTGGCGAAGATGGCGGAGAGACCTTGAAGAAGCTCTCAGACAGGATGAAAGCAGAGGGCTGCTGACGAAGCGTCTGGCCTCACATATCCTCGGCGAAGCTCTACCCCAAAACTTCATCATAGTCAACGAGTATTCTCTGAGGCCTGATTATCTTTTGTTCGATGAGCCGGGAACCTATTTCGGGGAGCCTCCGGGCGGTTCTCTGGGATGGGGGCTTGGCGCAGCTCTCGGGATAAAGCTGGCTAAACCAGAAGTTTTTGTGTCAGTGGTTCTGGGCGACGGCAGCTTTGTCTTCAACAATCCTGTCTCGGGAGCCGTTTTGTCCAAATGGTATCGACTGCCTGTTTTGTTGACTGTCTTTAACGACGGATGTTGGTGGGATGTGAAAAAGAGCTTGGCTGACATGGGCTTCTCCGAGTTTGGGAAAAAAGTCGAGGGAGTCGATTTCCCAGAGCCCCTAGATGTCTACAGCATGGGGCGGGGCATGGGCTTCTCATCATATGTGGCGGAGAAGCCTAGGCAGGCTGCTGAGGCTTTGAGAGAAGCGGTTGCGGATGTTTTGAAGGGTGTCACAGCTCTCGTTGACTTGCGTGTTAGAGCGGATTCTTGACACCGACGTAGACCGCTGCGAGGAGAAGGGGAAAGGTTGTCCATGCGGCCAATAGATGGGTGATGGGCATTTTGAGCTGAGGCTGGTTTTGAACATCCCTCAAATAGGCCGCGTAATCCGTCAACCATCCACCGGAACCGCCCTCAAGCATCAGCCTCCATCCTAAAACCGTCACAGGCTCACTGAACTCCGGCACAACACCATACAACTGTGTGGGAAAAACAACGTAAACGAGAATCACTCCCGCCGCTATGAAGGCAAGCCACCTCTTTCTAACTCGTGTGATGGCGTATGCTGCGAGGGCTGCCGCGGGCTGGACAGCTGGTGCCAGAAACCTGTATTCGATGTGGGTGAAAAGGATTATGTATGCTACTGTGAGCGCGAACCAGAGTATTAGGGGTTTTGCCTCTTCGATGCGGTTTTTCAGAGCGAGTATCGCGCCTGCAACGGCTGCGGTGAGAAGCGGTACGGTGAGCAGGCTTGGGAAAGCTGAAACCCAGAACTGAACTCTCTCCAGAAATGTTAAGCCGCTGCGGGCTATGTCGTCTCTAACCATGATTGAGTGCGC
The sequence above is drawn from the Candidatus Caldarchaeum subterraneum genome and encodes:
- a CDS encoding acetolactate synthase I/II/III large subunit → MKGLWIDMLSGGGLLLVSLRKAGVDRFFINSGTEYSGLLLDYMHLSPSQRPEMVVCLSETTAVAAAYGYSLMNENASAVMVHTVPGVASALPNLFNAYTAGIPIILISGVTSYSSRGRRGSRQIRVHWGQDVRDIRGLVRQFVKWDYVVNESAEIPEAVSRAVEVAMSPPQGPVYLGIHREHFMANLEKMVEQRPPIVSQPPSPNPSSVKKIAERLASANYPVILTRSAGRNAKSFHLLKSLAEMLCARVNYAVADYVNFPNTSIFSAPADLRRADCIVALESDVPWLPAEEWPMDVFRVSVGTEPLNTRMNVWGFGFDEAVYAETSQFLESLLHQFESGSVKVGKDLLEERRAVAENDWRRWRRDLEEALRQDESRGLLTKRLASHILGEALPQNFIIVNEYSLRPDYLLFDEPGTYFGEPPGGSLGWGLGAALGIKLAKPEVFVSVVLGDGSFVFNNPVSGAVLSKWYRLPVLLTVFNDGCWWDVKKSLADMGFSEFGKKVEGVDFPEPLDVYSMGRGMGFSSYVAEKPRQAAEALREAVADVLKGVTALVDLRVRADS